Genomic DNA from Acidobacteriota bacterium:
CGCCTCGCCTTCCAGGCCTTCTGCTTCGCAACGTTTGCGGATCGCACTTCTCACGATGCCGCGCGCATAGCTGGCCTTGGTTGTCGGGGTCGGCGCGATACCTCTGGATTCATTGGGCAAATCAATGCCCGTGCGATGACCGAACTGAAAGATGTTGACCCATTTCTCAAAGCGCTCCGGCCCCAGCTTCAACCCAAGCCGGTAAAAATAACCGTCGCACGAATGCTGAATGGCGGTCACGATATCCGGCATCCCCATGTGCGAGAGCGAGTTCATAAAATAGTTGCCGAGTTGAATGCCGCCGTCCTGCACCCGGGAACTGCTGGGCGTGATGACGCCTTCGTTCAAAGACGCCGTCGTCGTGAACAGCTTCCAGGTCGAGCCGGGCGGGAACTGACCCTGTATGACGCGGTTGTAAAGCGGCTTGTCCGGGTCTTCCTGCAACTCCCGAATCTCTTCTTTGCCTTCCTGTGTCTTGGCGCGTTGCGAAAAGGTGTTCGGGTCGTAGGCCGGATGGCTAACCATCGCCAGCACTTCGCCATTGTTGGGATTAGTCACGACAATCGCGCCGCGTCCGGCGGGCATGGTATCTGTCTGTTCCTCGGCGGTCTGTTGAATGTCCAGATCAAGCGTGCTGTAAAGATCGCGCCCCTGAATCGGATCGGTGCGATCAATCTCTGAGATGATACGGCCCCGGCTGTCCACCAGCACACGGCGTTCGCCATCCTGCCCCATCAAAATGTCGTTGTAGGTAAGCTCGATGCCGGACTTGCCGACGATGTCGCCGAGTTTGAACCCCTTTTCCTTGAAGTACTGGCTTTCGGGATTGTTCAGTTGCTTTTTGCTGACCTCGCCCACGTAGCCAAGCGCATGCGCTGCCAATTGACCAAAGAGATACAGCCGCTGCGGCGCTTCTTCAGCGCGAATCATCGGATAGTCGAACTGATGCGCCTCGACCCAGGCGACATCGGCAGGCGAAGCCTGTGTTTTCACGACGATGGATTCATAATTGGGTTCATACTTGGCCTCTTCAAAGCGGCGCTCCATCCATTCGCGCTCGATGCCCAGTTGTTCCGCTAGCAGCGTGGTGAATTCTTCGTAGCGATTGCCGACATCTTTTTTGCTGAGCACGATGTTATAGGCGGGCTGACTGGTCACCAGCACGCGCCCGTGGCGGTCATAAATTACCCCGCGCCGCGCGGGGATCGGCAGAATGCGAATGCGGTTTTGATCGGCACGTTCGGCATACCCCTCGCCATTCATCACCTGCAACCACCACAAGCGGCCAATCAAGACCGCAATGATGAGCAGCGCCAGATAAATCACAAACTGCATCAGCACGCCCGCCCGCCGCAGATCATCCAGCGAATCGAAGCCGCGCTCTTTGACGATTAAATCTGGCTGTTTGATTGGGGTCATACGTCTTCCCAACTATCTTTTAGCCAACTAAATCTCGGCCAACTAAATCTTGATCTTCTTGCTGATAAACCGCCGCCGCCGCATGCCGCGCAACGCCGCCGTGCGCCGTGCGCCCAGGCGCGTGGTAGTTTGAAACACATTATCCAGCAGCACGAAAAACGGAATCGCCGCCAGCAAATTGCCAATCAGGCCCATGACCAAAATGGCCAGCAGGCTTTCCTGTCCCGTTAAAGACGCCAAGGGGAACCGCAGGATTTGATAACCGATTAGTTGGACGAGGATGTTGATGAGGCTGGCCGCCGCAACCGTGGCGATACGGACGGGCAGATTGTCCAACACAATCACGGAGGAGATGCGATCTGCCAGGTACCCGGCTAATAAATAGGCGATGCCACTGATGGCAATGACCTGCCCGCCCGCGCTGAAATCCTTGATGACTCCCGCCAAGATGGCCGTCCACAAGGTCACCTGGTGTTCGCGTTGTTGCAGCCCGAGATAAACCACCACCAACAGGAGCCAATCTATGTGACGCAGCCCCGGATTGATGTATTGGGCGAGGGTAATTTGCAGGAACGCGGCTATCAGCAGGCTGGCGCCAATCTTGAGATTCCGCGTCGAACCTAATGCGTTTTTCTCCAATCGCGTCTACTTTCAGACCTTAGACTCCCGACCGCTGACTTCAGACCCGATTTGCTGCGCACCGTTCGCCGGCTTGCAGCCAGCAAAAGGTCTAAGGTCTGAGGTCTAAGGGCTTCAGGGCTGCGCTTCACCGCGCCGTCGCCCTGGTAGTTTTTCCTGTTGTTGTTTCGCCGTCTCTTGTTGGACAAGTTCGTCCACCTTGGCGCGAATCTGATCTTTCGGCACCTGCAAGACGGCGACGACATCCAATTTATTCAACGGCGCCGCCGGCTCGATTTCGAGTGTCTGCGGCACACCCGGAGCACCCGGCGTCAACCGTACTGTTCCCAGCGGCAACCCACGCGGGTAAAGGCCATCCTGCCCAGAGGTAATGACCGCCTCACCCGCGGCGACCTTGTCGGCGGGTCCCACAAAGCGCATTTCACAGAGCACGTTGTTTTTGCCCTTGATGACGCCAATCAAGCGCGTGTTGACCAGTTGACCGATAATCGCGCCCGCGCCGTGCCGTTCATCCGTGATCAACAAAACCCGTGAGGCCAGCGGCCCGGCGAAAACCACGCGGCCCACCAAACCTTCCGGCGTCACCACGGGCATGTCTTTTTGCACGCCCGCCAACGTACCCTGATCAATCACGACCGTGTTAAACCAGGCGGTGGCGTCACGCCCGATCACGCGCGCGTCCAGGGCCGGATAATTCAAGCCCGAACGCCATTTGACGAAAGTGTTGAGTTGGTCGGCCACTTTGGCTTGGTCTTGCGATTCAAGGAGCTTTTGGTTGAGTTGCGCCACTTGCGCTTTCAACTGTTCGTTCTCAGCCCGCGCATCGCGCAACGCAAAGTAGCGATTTCCGATCTTGCGAAACGAACCCAACCCATTCGCCAGGAAGAATTGGAAAGGATAGAGGATGGTGCTGACCACCACTTGCCCCACATATAATTCCGGGTGACTCGTGGTGCGATTAAACGAGACCGCGACTAAATGCAGCGCCAACAGCACGGCCAGCGTCCTCGTCGCATCCTGTTTAATCTTGTCTACGAACTGCACGGATAAAAGTAGTCAGTAGTCGGTAATCGGCAGCTTGGACGTGATTCGTGACTGACTACCGACGACTTCAGCTTATGACGGCAAGGTGGCGCCATCCCAGCGCACGCGCCGCAAAAGTTCAAAATCCGAGAGCATCGTGCCGGCCCCGAGCACGACCGAAGAAAGCGGGTCTTCGGATTGCGAAACCGGCAGGCCCGTCTCGCGGCTCAAGCGTGAATCGAGTTTCTTAAGCAGCGAACCGCCGCCCGTCAGCACGATGCCACGATCCACGATGTCGGCGGAAAGTTCCGGCGGGGTGCGTTCGAGCGCCACACGCACTGCATTGATGATCGTCGCCACCGAATCGGAGAGCGCCTCGCGGATTTCCTCATCGGTCACGACAATGGTTTTGGGAATGCCTTCGATCAGATTGCGGCCTTTGATTTCCATGCTCAGGGGCGTATCCACCGGGTCAGCCGAGCCAACTTCCATCTTGATTTGCTCAGCGGTGCGCTCCCCGATCAATAGATTGTATTTGCGCTTGATGTATTGCGTGATGGACTCGTCCATCTCGTTACCCGCCACGCGCACGGATTTGGAATACACAATGCCCGAGAGCGAGATCACGGCGATGTCGGTCGTGCCGCCGCCGATGTCCACGATCATGTTGCCGTGAGGCTCGGTGATCGGCAGCCCCGCGCCAATCGCGGCGGCCATCGCCTCTTCGACCAGATACACTTCCGAAGCCTTGGCGCGATAGGCCGAATCTTCGACGGCGCGCCGTTCGACTTGCGTGATTTCCGACGGAATGCCGATGACGATGCGCGGACTCACCCAGGTCTTGCCGTTGTGGGCTTTGCGAATGAAGTACTGCAACATCTTTTCGGTGACTTCGAAATCGGCGATCACACCGTCTTTCATCGGGCGGATGGCGACGATGTTGCCGGGCGTGCGGCCCAGCATCTCTTTGGCCTCTTTGCCGACGGCTTCGACTTTGTGCGTGACTTTATTGATCGCGACGATGGAGGGTTCGGAGACGACGATGCCCCGGCCCCGCGCAAATACCAAGGTATTTGCCGTGCCCAGGTCAATCGCCAGATCGCTGGAAAACAGACTGAAGATCGAGCGTAGGTTCATTGAATTTGGTCTGTGAGACTGGCCGGGTCAGCCAATGCATCGGATTGAATTGCCGTCAGCCTCTCTCCCCTTCAAACAAAGCTTTGATCCGGACGCATCGTTCAGTGCGCCCAGGTTACCGTGACCGGATTGCTTCAACGTTTCGGCGTGTGCTGTCTGTTCTTGGTTGGGTGCCAACGCGGATCAGGCCAACGCAGATCAAATTCGATCTGCGCCACGGAAAATCAATCGGCGAACGTCACATTATATAATTGCCGGGCGGGAGGATACCGCAAAAGCCCGAATTGTTGAAGTGGCACCCGGATAAAAGTTTCACCCTCCCCAGACCGCGCTGGGAAATTTCCCGCTCACCCCTAGCCTAGCGTCAACAAACGCGTCTGTCAGCGTGGAGAGCAACACCGCTGGAACCGTAACGGCAACAAGGGGAGCAAGGGCATGCCGTTTTAGGCAGGATCAATAAACCTCGTGCGGATTAGTCGCTTTAACCATTAGCCCGGTCACTCGCAAACTAGCACAGGCACGAAAACGCTTGCAATACGATTCTTACCGAAAGCCCATTAATGCCGACTACGCCGCAAGGCCAGCATAAAAATACTGGGTAGTGGCTCAAAGAGGAGAAGTCTGGCCGCGGATGAACGCTGGAAAAACGCGGAGCAGTCCTGTTAGCCAATTGAATTGATCTGCGTCGGTCTGCGGCGTGGCTCTCTCCCCATTGACCCACTACCAAATACTGAAGAGCCACGCTCCTTTCACGTTCAAAGGCGGCCTGGCTCCCCCTCAAGCTCGCCTCAGGCGGACAACAATTACTTGCTGAAATCCACCTTCGGCACTGTCTTGGCGCCCTCTTCCGCTTTGAAAAACGGCTTGTCCTGAAAATTCAACATCCCCGCAATCATCACCGTCGGGAAGGTCTGGCGGGTCGTGTTATACGCTTGCACCGCTTCGTTGTAATCCTTGCGCGCGATGGCCAGACGGTTTTCGGTGCCCGCGAGTTCGTCCTGTAACTTCAAAAACTGCGTATCTGATTTCAACTGCGGATACTGTTCGACAATCGAAAGGAAGCGTCCGCCTGTGCCCAGGATGCCGCCGCCGCCGCCGCCACCGCCAGGGATGAGACCGGCTTTGCGTGCAACAGCGGTCATCTGATTGCTGGCGTCCATTTTCTCTTCGGGTGTTGCAGTCGTGGATTGAATCTTCGCGCGCGCCTCAGCGATTTTGGTGAAAACGCTCTCTTCCAATTTGACGTAGCCTTTGACCGCATTGACCAGGTTCGGAATCAGATCGGCGCGCCGTTGCAAATTATTTTCCACCTGCGCCCATTTGCCATCCACTGCGTTGCGCGAGGCGACCAGCCCGTTATATTTCCCCGCCACCCAACCACCGAGGATTAACACGATCACCAACAACACTGCTAACACACCGAGTATCGCTTTTCCCATAGCTTTGCTCCTTTTGAACAAGTAACTCAAAACCAAATGGCACAGGGCAATCGCAAGACATCAGCGCTCCCCATTTTTTGATTTTTGCCTTTTGATTTTTGATTTTTGATTTCCAGTCTCACAGCTTGTCCACTGCCGCAATGATCTTGCTCAGGCAGTCCACATAGCTGGCGAAAAGGTCCTGCGCTTCGACTTCCAGCAACTGCACCGGTTCATCGCGCAGGCGCAAAATGCGTTCGAGTGGGGAGAGATCAAGCTCCAACCGTTCACCAACCCGCCGCACCGTCGCCAACCGGCCCAAAGGCGGCACTTCACCAAGCATATCCAGGATAGGGCGAATGTAACGCACAAAGCTGACAATGCTCTCGGTCATCAGCCGCGCCAATCGCTCAACTGAGCCGCCTTCGGGCAAATAAAGCGAGCGCAGGCGCAACAGTTTGCCGCGCAATTCATATTCGATCTGCGCGCGTAGATTATCTTTGGCGGCCTCGCGTTCGGCGATCAAATCTTCGCCGTGCAAGACGCGGTAGGCCCGTTTCAAATGGCGAAACTCGACAGCAAACACATCCAGCGAATCCACAAATTCCTGCCGCGTAAAAAACACCGGCAGCGGGAAGCCCTGCGCCACCCACCCACGCGCCGCCGGACGGGCCTTGCTCAATTCAGCCACGCCGAGTTGGTTCGTCACCACCAGCGTCAAATAATCGCCCGGCTTCACATTGCCCGGCGCGGCGATGGCCGAGCCATACGCGACCACGGAAACCAGCTTGTCCCCCAGAGCCGCGCGCAACTGATTGACCAGTTCGTTGAATTTGTCTTCCATGCCAGACCTCAGACCTTAGACTTGAAACGCCAAGGTATTAGCCACACTCGAATTACCAGCTATCGCTCGCGCCGCCACCGCCGCTGCTGCCGCCGCCAAAGCCGCCCCAATCGCTGCCACCGCCACCGCCACTATCACCGCCGCCCCAACTGCCGCCTCCGACCGAGCCGCTGCCAAACCCGCCGCCGCCGCTGTTCCAAATCATCGGCGCAGCGTGCCAGCCGGAGCTGCGGCGTCCGCCGCCCCCGCCGCCACGGCGTGCCAGCATAATCATCAGCAGGATAAAAATGATGACCGCGATGAAAATACAAATGACGCCGCCTACGACCTGGCCGCCGCTGACATCAGCGTCCGGCTGCGGCGCATAGGCGTATTGCCGGTCAATGCCTTCAACCGAGATGTTCCACTTCTGCGCCAGCGTATCCACCAGCGTGCGCACGCCGACGGTGATGCCCTGCGACCACTGTTTCTGTTGAAAGTAAGGCCGCATCCGCCGCAACATTTCGCCCGCCAAACCGTCGGGCAGATCGCCTTCCAAACCGTAGCCGACTTCGAGCCGCGATTTCTTATCGTTCGGCGCAATCACCAGCAGCGCGCCTTTGTCTTTGTGTTCGCCGCTTTTGGCCCCGATGCCCCAGGCGCGATAGAGTTCGTTGGCGTAATCCTCGACCGGGCGTTCGTTGAGCGACGGCACGGTGACAACGGCGATTTGCGCGCCCGAACGTTTTTCAAAATTGAGCAGGATCGTTTCGAGCTGCTGTTTCGTGCCCGCATCCAGCACGTTGGCAAAATCGTTGACGTGGCTGGTATAGGCGGGGAATGGTGGCTTCTGTTGCGCCGCGCCTGGCGACACGCCCGCCAACACGGTTAGCAAAACAAGCACCGCGTTTAGCAGCAAAACCGGCTTGGCAGGTGATTTCATCGGGGCACCTTATAGCGGAGAGCGGCAAAGGTGTCAATTAATGCTCCGGTAAAGCCTGGGTACGCACCGCTTCCAGCGTGCAGTCGTGGCAGCGAACGGATTGATGCTGAAAGGAACCTCTTCGGACTAATTTCGTCTGACGCCACGGCTGCACGCGGGGAAGCGTGCGTACCCAGGTTAGCCGCAAACCAGCTTCACCAACGTCCGCACACCCACCGCCGTCGGCCCCACGCCCAGATGCGGTTTGCCGTTTTCGTTCCAGGCAGTGCCTGCGATGTCCAGGTGCGCCCAGGGCGTGTCTTCGA
This window encodes:
- a CDS encoding rod shape-determining protein — protein: MNLRSIFSLFSSDLAIDLGTANTLVFARGRGIVVSEPSIVAINKVTHKVEAVGKEAKEMLGRTPGNIVAIRPMKDGVIADFEVTEKMLQYFIRKAHNGKTWVSPRIVIGIPSEITQVERRAVEDSAYRAKASEVYLVEEAMAAAIGAGLPITEPHGNMIVDIGGGTTDIAVISLSGIVYSKSVRVAGNEMDESITQYIKRKYNLLIGERTAEQIKMEVGSADPVDTPLSMEIKGRNLIEGIPKTIVVTDEEIREALSDSVATIINAVRVALERTPPELSADIVDRGIVLTGGGSLLKKLDSRLSRETGLPVSQSEDPLSSVVLGAGTMLSDFELLRRVRWDGATLPS
- the mreD gene encoding rod shape-determining protein MreD, encoding MEKNALGSTRNLKIGASLLIAAFLQITLAQYINPGLRHIDWLLLVVVYLGLQQREHQVTLWTAILAGVIKDFSAGGQVIAISGIAYLLAGYLADRISSVIVLDNLPVRIATVAAASLINILVQLIGYQILRFPLASLTGQESLLAILVMGLIGNLLAAIPFFVLLDNVFQTTTRLGARRTAALRGMRRRRFISKKIKI
- the mrdA gene encoding penicillin-binding protein 2, coding for MTPIKQPDLIVKERGFDSLDDLRRAGVLMQFVIYLALLIIAVLIGRLWWLQVMNGEGYAERADQNRIRILPIPARRGVIYDRHGRVLVTSQPAYNIVLSKKDVGNRYEEFTTLLAEQLGIEREWMERRFEEAKYEPNYESIVVKTQASPADVAWVEAHQFDYPMIRAEEAPQRLYLFGQLAAHALGYVGEVSKKQLNNPESQYFKEKGFKLGDIVGKSGIELTYNDILMGQDGERRVLVDSRGRIISEIDRTDPIQGRDLYSTLDLDIQQTAEEQTDTMPAGRGAIVVTNPNNGEVLAMVSHPAYDPNTFSQRAKTQEGKEEIRELQEDPDKPLYNRVIQGQFPPGSTWKLFTTTASLNEGVITPSSSRVQDGGIQLGNYFMNSLSHMGMPDIVTAIQHSCDGYFYRLGLKLGPERFEKWVNIFQFGHRTGIDLPNESRGIAPTPTTKASYARGIVRSAIRKRCEAEGLEGEARDKCVQETPWTEADEKMFQRESRFTDYDMASSAFGQGQNASTPIQLARYVGVLSNGGHMHTPHLLLRAGAGVARNGSPQPEARYSDKNPFEVPMAPEFHDIIKQGMWRAVNAGGTGTAAAVPGFDVCGKTGTAQVTSNDRMTKATNDHAWFISFAPRDKAELAMVILTENAGRGGRQSAPRAKAIYEDYVRRTHPDLAPKADLAKK
- the mreC gene encoding rod shape-determining protein MreC; the protein is MQFVDKIKQDATRTLAVLLALHLVAVSFNRTTSHPELYVGQVVVSTILYPFQFFLANGLGSFRKIGNRYFALRDARAENEQLKAQVAQLNQKLLESQDQAKVADQLNTFVKWRSGLNYPALDARVIGRDATAWFNTVVIDQGTLAGVQKDMPVVTPEGLVGRVVFAGPLASRVLLITDERHGAGAIIGQLVNTRLIGVIKGKNNVLCEMRFVGPADKVAAGEAVITSGQDGLYPRGLPLGTVRLTPGAPGVPQTLEIEPAAPLNKLDVVAVLQVPKDQIRAKVDELVQQETAKQQQEKLPGRRRGEAQP
- a CDS encoding TPM domain-containing protein, whose product is MKSPAKPVLLLNAVLVLLTVLAGVSPGAAQQKPPFPAYTSHVNDFANVLDAGTKQQLETILLNFEKRSGAQIAVVTVPSLNERPVEDYANELYRAWGIGAKSGEHKDKGALLVIAPNDKKSRLEVGYGLEGDLPDGLAGEMLRRMRPYFQQKQWSQGITVGVRTLVDTLAQKWNISVEGIDRQYAYAPQPDADVSGGQVVGGVICIFIAVIIFILLMIMLARRGGGGGGRRSSGWHAAPMIWNSGGGGFGSGSVGGGSWGGGDSGGGGGSDWGGFGGGSSGGGGASDSW
- a CDS encoding LemA family protein, whose translation is MGKAILGVLAVLLVIVLILGGWVAGKYNGLVASRNAVDGKWAQVENNLQRRADLIPNLVNAVKGYVKLEESVFTKIAEARAKIQSTTATPEEKMDASNQMTAVARKAGLIPGGGGGGGGILGTGGRFLSIVEQYPQLKSDTQFLKLQDELAGTENRLAIARKDYNEAVQAYNTTRQTFPTVMIAGMLNFQDKPFFKAEEGAKTVPKVDFSK